The following proteins are co-located in the Melanotaenia boesemani isolate fMelBoe1 chromosome 5, fMelBoe1.pri, whole genome shotgun sequence genome:
- the LOC121640432 gene encoding uncharacterized protein LOC121640432 isoform X1, whose protein sequence is MEGTCVQMLLALISLLCCTTNGAITQVEVKCVRASVADEGEEPFKESLSLSLLQFDRKMKMFVVLLILLHVSQHALPGVVEVNEGAESVLLPCQYSGFIEDNPTVMWTRSDLSPTSVHLQGEKGALKEQNQRYRGRTSVMSDAFDTSDFSLTLRKPELSDRGDYTCSFRDDLGKRKVADVQLMVKDHQEEVKVTEGAESVILPCRTTPDLPKDVTVEWTRSDPDFMMVYVYPNTSKEFMKQDNPYCSRTKMYEDLLSSGDVSLSLKYPTDRDMGSYICTVYRNKDILRQKVVLIHVKEPFPSWATAVLILFVLSIIVSAGVLYYFRHYLMSVYQVEVEEGMESVLLPCRTTVHLPADAKIEWRDLENDLVHVHLNSSDQPEEQHQFYRNRTVMEGNLKVGDLSLTLKQLTDGDRNTYTCSVYSRDEKILVKKQVKLTIKIEQVVVDSGEDFVLLPWKITGHLSADAKVEWRDSYRIVHVYQKGSDQPEKQHQGYSNRTKMNEDLLETRDLSLTLKHPTDKDSNTYTCRVYSVEGNTLKKKQVELTVRVCQVEVKEGAESVLLPFRTTPDLHEHATVVWKRLEPKPEIKVHVCENGSDQPGEQDQVYSERTKMNKDYQTTGDLSLTLTCPTHQDSGRYQCKVDSMEGNTRKLKTVLLKVKAGTVQVWDQTEDIKNGSRSIDPAPLMMNQSDHG, encoded by the exons ATGGAGGGAACATGTGTCCAGATGCTGCTGG ctctgaTCTCACTGCTGTGCTGCACAACAAACGGAG CCATAACACAGGTGGAG GTGAAGTGCGTCAGAGCGTCTGTGGCTGATGAAGGTGAAGAACCTTTTAAAGAGTCTCTTAGTTTGAGCTTGTTGCAGTTTGacaggaagatgaagatgtttgtggtgctcctcatcctcctgcACG TTTCCCAGCATGCCTTGCCTGGTGTGGTGGAGGTGAATGAGGGGGCGGAGTCAGTCTTGCTGCCCTGTCAGTACTCTGGTTTTATTGAAGACAACCCCACAGTCATGTGGACTCGCAGTGACCTCAGTCCCACATCTGTCCACCTCCAAGGAGAAAAGGGTGCTCTGAAAGAACAAAACCAGCGTTACAGAGGACGCACATCAGTGATGTCTGATGCTTTTGACACTTCTGATTTCAGCCTCACTTTAAGAAAACCAGAATTATCTGACAGAGGCGATTATACCTGCTCCTTCAGAGATGACCTGGGTAAACGGAAGGTGGCTGATGTCCAGCTGATGGTCAAAG ACCatcaggaggaggtgaaggtgACTGAGGGGGCGGAGTCTGTCATCCTGCCCTGCAGGACAACACCTGACCTGCCCAAAGACGTCACTGTGGAGTGGACTCGCTCTGATCCAGATTTTATGATGGTTTATGTTTATCCAAACACAAGTAAAGAGTTTATGAAACAAGACAACCCCTACTGCAGCCGCACAAAAATGTACGAAGACCTGCTGAGTTCTGGAGACGTCAGTCTGTCCTTGAAATACCCCACAGACAGAGACATGGGAAGCTACATCTGCACCGTCTACAGAAACAAAGACATCCTGAGACAGAAAGTAGTTCTGATACACGtcaaag aaccATTTCCATCCTGGGCCACAGCTGTTCTGATTCTCTTTGTTCTGTCTATTATCGTTTCTGCTGgtgttctttattattttcGGCACTACTTAATGTCAG tctaccaggtggaggtggaggaggggatGGAGTCTGTCCTGCTGCCCTGCAGAACCACAGTTCATCTGCCTGCAGATGCTAAAATAGAGTGGAGGGACCTGGAGAATGACTTGGTCCATGTGCATCTGAACAGTTCTGACCAGCCAGAAGAACAGCATCAGTTTTACAGAAACAGAACGGTGATGGAGGGAAACCTAAAAGTTGGAGACCTCAGTCTGACTCTGAAACAGCTCACAGATGGAGACAGGAACACCTACACCTGCAGCGTCTACAGCCGGGACGAAAAGATCCTGGTgaaaaaacaagtgaaactCACAATCAAAA TTGAACAGGTAGTGGTGGATTCGGGGGAAGACTTTGTCTTACTGCCCTGGAAAATCACAGGTCACCTGTCTGCTGATGCTAAAGTGGAGTGGAGGGACAGTTACAGGATAGTCCATGTGTATCAGAAAGGTTCTGACCAGCCTGAAAAACAGCACCAGGGGTACAGCAACAGAACAAAGATGAATGAAGACCTGCTAGAAACCAGAGACCTCAGTCTGACACTAAAACACCCCACAGACAAAGACAGTAACACCTACACCTGCAGAGTCTACAGCGTGGAGGGGAACACCCTGAAGAAGAAACAAGTGGAGCTCACAGTCAGAG tCTGCCAGGTGGAGGTGAAGGAGGGGGCGGAGTCTGTCCTGCTGCCCTTCAGAACTACACCTGACCTGCATGAACATGCTACAGTGGTTTGGAAGCGCCTTGAGCCTAAACCAGAGATAAAGGTCCATGTGTGTGAAAACGGTTCTGATCAGCCTGGAGAACAGGACCAGGTCTACAGTGAAAGAACAAAGATGAACAAAGACTACCAGACAACTGGAGACCTCAGTCTGACTCTGACATGTCCCACACATCAAGACAGTGGACGGTATCAGTGTAAAGTCGACAGCATGGAGGGAAACACCCGGAAACTAAAAACAGTCCTGCTGAAAGTCAAAG CAGGGACAGTCCAGGTCTGGGATCAAACAGAGGACATCAAGAACGGAAGCAGATCCATTGATCCAGCTCCTCTTATGATGAATCAGTCTGATcatggatga
- the LOC121640432 gene encoding uncharacterized protein LOC121640432 isoform X2, which yields MEGTCVQMLLALISLLCCTTNGAITQVEVKCVRASVADEGEEPFKESLSLSLLQFDRKMKMFVVLLILLHVSQHALPGVVEVNEGAESVLLPCQYSGFIEDNPTVMWTRSDLSPTSVHLQGEKGALKEQNQRYRGRTSVMSDAFDTSDFSLTLRKPELSDRGDYTCSFRDDLGKRKVADVQLMVKDHQEEVKVTEGAESVILPCRTTPDLPKDVTVEWTRSDPDFMMVYVYPNTSKEFMKQDNPYCSRTKMYEDLLSSGDVSLSLKYPTDRDMGSYICTVYRNKDILRQKVVLIHVKEPFPSWATAVLILFVLSIIVSAGVLYYFRHYLMSVYQVEVEEGMESVLLPCRTTVHLPADAKIEWRDLENDLVHVHLNSSDQPEEQHQFYRNRTVMEGNLKVGDLSLTLKQLTDGDRNTYTCSVYSRDEKILVKKQVKLTIKIEQVVVDSGEDFVLLPWKITGHLSADAKVEWRDSYRIVHVYQKGSDQPEKQHQGYSNRTKMNEDLLETRDLSLTLKHPTDKDSNTYTCRVYSVEGNTLKKKQVELTVRVCQVEVKEGAESVLLPFRTTPDLHEHATVVWKRLEPKPEIKVHVCENGSDQPGEQDQVYSERTKMNKDYQTTGDLSLTLTCPTHQDSGRYQCKVDSMEGNTRKLKTVLLKVKGTVQVWDQTEDIKNGSRSIDPAPLMMNQSDHG from the exons ATGGAGGGAACATGTGTCCAGATGCTGCTGG ctctgaTCTCACTGCTGTGCTGCACAACAAACGGAG CCATAACACAGGTGGAG GTGAAGTGCGTCAGAGCGTCTGTGGCTGATGAAGGTGAAGAACCTTTTAAAGAGTCTCTTAGTTTGAGCTTGTTGCAGTTTGacaggaagatgaagatgtttgtggtgctcctcatcctcctgcACG TTTCCCAGCATGCCTTGCCTGGTGTGGTGGAGGTGAATGAGGGGGCGGAGTCAGTCTTGCTGCCCTGTCAGTACTCTGGTTTTATTGAAGACAACCCCACAGTCATGTGGACTCGCAGTGACCTCAGTCCCACATCTGTCCACCTCCAAGGAGAAAAGGGTGCTCTGAAAGAACAAAACCAGCGTTACAGAGGACGCACATCAGTGATGTCTGATGCTTTTGACACTTCTGATTTCAGCCTCACTTTAAGAAAACCAGAATTATCTGACAGAGGCGATTATACCTGCTCCTTCAGAGATGACCTGGGTAAACGGAAGGTGGCTGATGTCCAGCTGATGGTCAAAG ACCatcaggaggaggtgaaggtgACTGAGGGGGCGGAGTCTGTCATCCTGCCCTGCAGGACAACACCTGACCTGCCCAAAGACGTCACTGTGGAGTGGACTCGCTCTGATCCAGATTTTATGATGGTTTATGTTTATCCAAACACAAGTAAAGAGTTTATGAAACAAGACAACCCCTACTGCAGCCGCACAAAAATGTACGAAGACCTGCTGAGTTCTGGAGACGTCAGTCTGTCCTTGAAATACCCCACAGACAGAGACATGGGAAGCTACATCTGCACCGTCTACAGAAACAAAGACATCCTGAGACAGAAAGTAGTTCTGATACACGtcaaag aaccATTTCCATCCTGGGCCACAGCTGTTCTGATTCTCTTTGTTCTGTCTATTATCGTTTCTGCTGgtgttctttattattttcGGCACTACTTAATGTCAG tctaccaggtggaggtggaggaggggatGGAGTCTGTCCTGCTGCCCTGCAGAACCACAGTTCATCTGCCTGCAGATGCTAAAATAGAGTGGAGGGACCTGGAGAATGACTTGGTCCATGTGCATCTGAACAGTTCTGACCAGCCAGAAGAACAGCATCAGTTTTACAGAAACAGAACGGTGATGGAGGGAAACCTAAAAGTTGGAGACCTCAGTCTGACTCTGAAACAGCTCACAGATGGAGACAGGAACACCTACACCTGCAGCGTCTACAGCCGGGACGAAAAGATCCTGGTgaaaaaacaagtgaaactCACAATCAAAA TTGAACAGGTAGTGGTGGATTCGGGGGAAGACTTTGTCTTACTGCCCTGGAAAATCACAGGTCACCTGTCTGCTGATGCTAAAGTGGAGTGGAGGGACAGTTACAGGATAGTCCATGTGTATCAGAAAGGTTCTGACCAGCCTGAAAAACAGCACCAGGGGTACAGCAACAGAACAAAGATGAATGAAGACCTGCTAGAAACCAGAGACCTCAGTCTGACACTAAAACACCCCACAGACAAAGACAGTAACACCTACACCTGCAGAGTCTACAGCGTGGAGGGGAACACCCTGAAGAAGAAACAAGTGGAGCTCACAGTCAGAG tCTGCCAGGTGGAGGTGAAGGAGGGGGCGGAGTCTGTCCTGCTGCCCTTCAGAACTACACCTGACCTGCATGAACATGCTACAGTGGTTTGGAAGCGCCTTGAGCCTAAACCAGAGATAAAGGTCCATGTGTGTGAAAACGGTTCTGATCAGCCTGGAGAACAGGACCAGGTCTACAGTGAAAGAACAAAGATGAACAAAGACTACCAGACAACTGGAGACCTCAGTCTGACTCTGACATGTCCCACACATCAAGACAGTGGACGGTATCAGTGTAAAGTCGACAGCATGGAGGGAAACACCCGGAAACTAAAAACAGTCCTGCTGAAAGTCAAAG GGACAGTCCAGGTCTGGGATCAAACAGAGGACATCAAGAACGGAAGCAGATCCATTGATCCAGCTCCTCTTATGATGAATCAGTCTGATcatggatga
- the LOC121640432 gene encoding uncharacterized protein LOC121640432 isoform X3 codes for MEGTCVQMLLALISLLCCTTNGAITQVEVKCVRASVADEGEEPFKESLSLSLLQFDRKMKMFVVLLILLHVSQHALPGVVEVNEGAESVLLPCQYSGFIEDNPTVMWTRSDLSPTSVHLQGEKGALKEQNQRYRGRTSVMSDAFDTSDFSLTLRKPELSDRGDYTCSFRDDLGKRKVADVQLMVKDHQEEVKVTEGAESVILPCRTTPDLPKDVTVEWTRSDPDFMMVYVYPNTSKEFMKQDNPYCSRTKMYEDLLSSGDVSLSLKYPTDRDMGSYICTVYRNKDILRQKVVLIHVKVYQVEVEEGMESVLLPCRTTVHLPADAKIEWRDLENDLVHVHLNSSDQPEEQHQFYRNRTVMEGNLKVGDLSLTLKQLTDGDRNTYTCSVYSRDEKILVKKQVKLTIKIEQVVVDSGEDFVLLPWKITGHLSADAKVEWRDSYRIVHVYQKGSDQPEKQHQGYSNRTKMNEDLLETRDLSLTLKHPTDKDSNTYTCRVYSVEGNTLKKKQVELTVRVCQVEVKEGAESVLLPFRTTPDLHEHATVVWKRLEPKPEIKVHVCENGSDQPGEQDQVYSERTKMNKDYQTTGDLSLTLTCPTHQDSGRYQCKVDSMEGNTRKLKTVLLKVKAGTVQVWDQTEDIKNGSRSIDPAPLMMNQSDHG; via the exons ATGGAGGGAACATGTGTCCAGATGCTGCTGG ctctgaTCTCACTGCTGTGCTGCACAACAAACGGAG CCATAACACAGGTGGAG GTGAAGTGCGTCAGAGCGTCTGTGGCTGATGAAGGTGAAGAACCTTTTAAAGAGTCTCTTAGTTTGAGCTTGTTGCAGTTTGacaggaagatgaagatgtttgtggtgctcctcatcctcctgcACG TTTCCCAGCATGCCTTGCCTGGTGTGGTGGAGGTGAATGAGGGGGCGGAGTCAGTCTTGCTGCCCTGTCAGTACTCTGGTTTTATTGAAGACAACCCCACAGTCATGTGGACTCGCAGTGACCTCAGTCCCACATCTGTCCACCTCCAAGGAGAAAAGGGTGCTCTGAAAGAACAAAACCAGCGTTACAGAGGACGCACATCAGTGATGTCTGATGCTTTTGACACTTCTGATTTCAGCCTCACTTTAAGAAAACCAGAATTATCTGACAGAGGCGATTATACCTGCTCCTTCAGAGATGACCTGGGTAAACGGAAGGTGGCTGATGTCCAGCTGATGGTCAAAG ACCatcaggaggaggtgaaggtgACTGAGGGGGCGGAGTCTGTCATCCTGCCCTGCAGGACAACACCTGACCTGCCCAAAGACGTCACTGTGGAGTGGACTCGCTCTGATCCAGATTTTATGATGGTTTATGTTTATCCAAACACAAGTAAAGAGTTTATGAAACAAGACAACCCCTACTGCAGCCGCACAAAAATGTACGAAGACCTGCTGAGTTCTGGAGACGTCAGTCTGTCCTTGAAATACCCCACAGACAGAGACATGGGAAGCTACATCTGCACCGTCTACAGAAACAAAGACATCCTGAGACAGAAAGTAGTTCTGATACACGtcaaag tctaccaggtggaggtggaggaggggatGGAGTCTGTCCTGCTGCCCTGCAGAACCACAGTTCATCTGCCTGCAGATGCTAAAATAGAGTGGAGGGACCTGGAGAATGACTTGGTCCATGTGCATCTGAACAGTTCTGACCAGCCAGAAGAACAGCATCAGTTTTACAGAAACAGAACGGTGATGGAGGGAAACCTAAAAGTTGGAGACCTCAGTCTGACTCTGAAACAGCTCACAGATGGAGACAGGAACACCTACACCTGCAGCGTCTACAGCCGGGACGAAAAGATCCTGGTgaaaaaacaagtgaaactCACAATCAAAA TTGAACAGGTAGTGGTGGATTCGGGGGAAGACTTTGTCTTACTGCCCTGGAAAATCACAGGTCACCTGTCTGCTGATGCTAAAGTGGAGTGGAGGGACAGTTACAGGATAGTCCATGTGTATCAGAAAGGTTCTGACCAGCCTGAAAAACAGCACCAGGGGTACAGCAACAGAACAAAGATGAATGAAGACCTGCTAGAAACCAGAGACCTCAGTCTGACACTAAAACACCCCACAGACAAAGACAGTAACACCTACACCTGCAGAGTCTACAGCGTGGAGGGGAACACCCTGAAGAAGAAACAAGTGGAGCTCACAGTCAGAG tCTGCCAGGTGGAGGTGAAGGAGGGGGCGGAGTCTGTCCTGCTGCCCTTCAGAACTACACCTGACCTGCATGAACATGCTACAGTGGTTTGGAAGCGCCTTGAGCCTAAACCAGAGATAAAGGTCCATGTGTGTGAAAACGGTTCTGATCAGCCTGGAGAACAGGACCAGGTCTACAGTGAAAGAACAAAGATGAACAAAGACTACCAGACAACTGGAGACCTCAGTCTGACTCTGACATGTCCCACACATCAAGACAGTGGACGGTATCAGTGTAAAGTCGACAGCATGGAGGGAAACACCCGGAAACTAAAAACAGTCCTGCTGAAAGTCAAAG CAGGGACAGTCCAGGTCTGGGATCAAACAGAGGACATCAAGAACGGAAGCAGATCCATTGATCCAGCTCCTCTTATGATGAATCAGTCTGATcatggatga